One window from the genome of Lepisosteus oculatus isolate fLepOcu1 chromosome 25, fLepOcu1.hap2, whole genome shotgun sequence encodes:
- the LOC102682744 gene encoding oxidoreductase P35 isoform X1, translating into MAARVDVVVAGAGNRGEMYARFALLHPQRMRVVGVADPNPFARGRLQEQHCIEDTNVFDDWRTAAQREKFADAVIISTPDRLHKDPAVAFARKGYHILLEKPMAVTAADCSEIVSTCTQSGVMLAVCHVLRYYPAVRRIKELIDSNVIGDIIHIQHLEPVGFYHFAHSFVRGNWRNEAESSFSLLAKSCHDLDLIHYWAGGRRCMKVSSFGSLSHFTKDNQVRPVHVHLRQNSLGTWKQKPPGATERCLDCPVEGSCPYSALRIYLDRVKQGAVGWPVSVVCQSTVPDIESVTEALRTGPYGRCVYQCDNDVCTNQVVNMEFEEGLTAAFSMVAFTEKLGQRRTTIYGSKGELHCEDGSLVRVFDFLSRRTTEHKVDIGALEDLGLWGHGGADYHLIDGFISAVASGDTSLILTGPEETLASHRLVFEAERARREGRVVFCGSDQD; encoded by the exons ATGGCGGCGCGCGTGGACGTGGTCGTCGCCGGCGCGGGGAACCGCGGGGAGATGTACGCGCGCTTCGCCCTCCTGCACCCACAGCGCATGAGG GTGGTGGGAGTTGCAGACCCCAATCCATTTGCTCGCGGTAGACTGCAGGAGCAGCACTGTATAGAAGACACAAATGTGTTTGATG ACTGGCGCACTGCTGCACAGAGGGAGAAGTTTGCGGACGCAGTGATCATCTCCACCCCTGACAGACTTCACAAG GACCCTGCTGTGGCCTTCGCTCGGAAGGGCTACCACATCCTCCTGGAGAAGCCCATGGCA gTGACCGCTGCAGACTGCTCGGAGATCGTGTCCACATGCACTCAGAGCGGGGTGATGCTGGCTGTGTGCCATGTACTCAGATACTACCCTGCCGTCCGCAGGATAAAG GAGCTGATAGACAGCAACGTGATTGGTGACATCATCCACATCCAGCACCTGGAGCCG GTGGGGTTCTATCACTTTGCCCACTCGTTTGTCCGGGGGAACTGGCGGAATGAGGCGGAGAGCTCCTTCTCCCTGTTGGCCAAATCCTGCCATGACCTCGACCTTATCCACTACTGGGCAGGAGGTCGCAG GTGCATGAAAGTGTCATCATTTGGATCCCTGAGCCACTTTACCAAGGACAACCAGGTGCGTCCTGTGCATGTGCATCTCAGACAGAACTCATTAGGGACCTGGAAACAGAAG CCTCCCGGAGCAACAGAGCGCTGCTTGGACTGTCCTGTAGAGGGCTCCTGTCCGTATTCAGCACTCAGGATCTACCTGGACAGAGTCAAACAG GGTGCGGTGGGCTGGCCCGTATCGGTGGTGTGCCAGAGCACCGTCCCCGACATCGAGTCAGTGACCGAGGCCCTGCGGACTGGTCCGTACGGCCGCTGCGTCTACCAATGTGACAACGACGTCTGCACCAATCAG GTTGTCAACATGGAGTTCGAAGAAGGCCTCACCGCTGCTTTCTCCATGGTGGCTTTTACAGAGAAATTAGGCCAACGCAGGACTACCATCTACGGGAGCAAG GGGGAGCTCCATTGTGAAGACGGCTCTCTGGTCCGAGTCTTTGATTTCCTGAGTCGGCGAACCACTGAGCACAAAGTCGACATCGGAGCACTGGAGGACCTTGGCTTGtggggtcatgggggagctgacTACCACCTCATAGACGGCTTCATCTCCGCTGTGGCT aGTGGCGACACTTCCCTGATCCTGACCGGCCCAGAGGAGACCCTGGCCAGTCACAGACTGGTGTTCGAGGCAGAGCGTGCACGCAGGGAGGGCCGAGTCGTCTTCTGTGGATCGGACCAGGACTAG
- the LOC102682744 gene encoding putative oxidoreductase YteT isoform X2 — protein sequence MAARVDVVVAGAGNRGEMYARFALLHPQRMRVVGVADPNPFARGRLQEQHCIEDTNVFDDWRTAAQREKFADAVIISTPDRLHKDPAVAFARKGYHILLEKPMAVTAADCSEIVSTCTQSGVMLAVCHVLRYYPAVRRIKELIDSNVIGDIIHIQHLEPVGFYHFAHSFVRGNWRNEAESSFSLLAKSCHDLDLIHYWAGGRRCMKVSSFGSLSHFTKDNQPPGATERCLDCPVEGSCPYSALRIYLDRVKQGAVGWPVSVVCQSTVPDIESVTEALRTGPYGRCVYQCDNDVCTNQVVNMEFEEGLTAAFSMVAFTEKLGQRRTTIYGSKGELHCEDGSLVRVFDFLSRRTTEHKVDIGALEDLGLWGHGGADYHLIDGFISAVASGDTSLILTGPEETLASHRLVFEAERARREGRVVFCGSDQD from the exons ATGGCGGCGCGCGTGGACGTGGTCGTCGCCGGCGCGGGGAACCGCGGGGAGATGTACGCGCGCTTCGCCCTCCTGCACCCACAGCGCATGAGG GTGGTGGGAGTTGCAGACCCCAATCCATTTGCTCGCGGTAGACTGCAGGAGCAGCACTGTATAGAAGACACAAATGTGTTTGATG ACTGGCGCACTGCTGCACAGAGGGAGAAGTTTGCGGACGCAGTGATCATCTCCACCCCTGACAGACTTCACAAG GACCCTGCTGTGGCCTTCGCTCGGAAGGGCTACCACATCCTCCTGGAGAAGCCCATGGCA gTGACCGCTGCAGACTGCTCGGAGATCGTGTCCACATGCACTCAGAGCGGGGTGATGCTGGCTGTGTGCCATGTACTCAGATACTACCCTGCCGTCCGCAGGATAAAG GAGCTGATAGACAGCAACGTGATTGGTGACATCATCCACATCCAGCACCTGGAGCCG GTGGGGTTCTATCACTTTGCCCACTCGTTTGTCCGGGGGAACTGGCGGAATGAGGCGGAGAGCTCCTTCTCCCTGTTGGCCAAATCCTGCCATGACCTCGACCTTATCCACTACTGGGCAGGAGGTCGCAG GTGCATGAAAGTGTCATCATTTGGATCCCTGAGCCACTTTACCAAGGACAACCAG CCTCCCGGAGCAACAGAGCGCTGCTTGGACTGTCCTGTAGAGGGCTCCTGTCCGTATTCAGCACTCAGGATCTACCTGGACAGAGTCAAACAG GGTGCGGTGGGCTGGCCCGTATCGGTGGTGTGCCAGAGCACCGTCCCCGACATCGAGTCAGTGACCGAGGCCCTGCGGACTGGTCCGTACGGCCGCTGCGTCTACCAATGTGACAACGACGTCTGCACCAATCAG GTTGTCAACATGGAGTTCGAAGAAGGCCTCACCGCTGCTTTCTCCATGGTGGCTTTTACAGAGAAATTAGGCCAACGCAGGACTACCATCTACGGGAGCAAG GGGGAGCTCCATTGTGAAGACGGCTCTCTGGTCCGAGTCTTTGATTTCCTGAGTCGGCGAACCACTGAGCACAAAGTCGACATCGGAGCACTGGAGGACCTTGGCTTGtggggtcatgggggagctgacTACCACCTCATAGACGGCTTCATCTCCGCTGTGGCT aGTGGCGACACTTCCCTGATCCTGACCGGCCCAGAGGAGACCCTGGCCAGTCACAGACTGGTGTTCGAGGCAGAGCGTGCACGCAGGGAGGGCCGAGTCGTCTTCTGTGGATCGGACCAGGACTAG
- the odad1 gene encoding coiled-coil domain-containing protein 114 isoform X1: MPRGRSAASIHSDSSEMDIDGIAETELAKLQRQFRIMEGDRQAYGIESQDLIRRQLAEMEKLQQEHEELQRSLQVSESRVNRQRDEEITQGLRKKLGKHDELEEQLAREKHTLAQLDQEILQLERKLGSQRRGGPSATQAQRPQPLHTLKACRTLENKLDRALTRFNEQLTKNGHLREELDTLRVEKARFQQLYRRLDKELNEIRKEIGAMIDTSTAAYDARVEAQSKMVLLKEKAVKDLAQYTAEMKELERVIAHERRLKEFMNTKSHERNGQEEGQDPSRRQAEEKERRKADSGQDTAESLEEAFHKIYNVTGEKDLEVLVKRFIEVEDRNFALFNYVNEQNNEAEMLQDQIKQIQQEMAQFRSLGLRLEQEHKALLQDIEQQQQNAEGQAQGYELRATEVSKILDQLKTGIGAVFSKIDCDRSVIEDMLGSSAGIRDTNIMTYLGLVEQKANELLTVQSYLSSKDYEKDYDPKEVARVLLGQSPELPFQNLSIQPPSTGEDYDTEESLLTDEEERPLTRAELRQRIMKGVLQKEKASRPEGGKEVKASKINVASTTKRRSQEA; encoded by the exons CAGAGACAGAGCTGGCCAAACTGCAGAGACAGTTCCGCATCATGGAGGGAGACCGGCAGGCTTACGGCATCGAGTCCCAGGACTTAATCCGAAGGCAGCT GGCAGAAATGGAGAAGCTGCAGCAGGAGCACGAGGAGCTGCAGAGAAGCCTACAGGTGTCCGAGAGCCGTGTGAACCGCCAGCGAGACGAGGAGATCACACAGGGCCTGCGCAAGAAGCTGGGGAAGCACGACGAGCTGGAGGAGCAGCTGGCCAGGGAGAAACACACACTCGCGCAGCTGGATCAAGAG ATCCTCCAGCTGGAGCGCAAGCTGGGAAGTCAGAGAAGAGGAGGGCCCAGTGCGACCCAGGCCCAGAGACCTCAGCCCCTGCACACCCTGAAAGCCTGCCGAACCCTGGAAAACAAACTGGACCGG GCTCTTACCCGGTTTAACGAGCAGCTGACCAAGAACGGCCATTTGCGAGAGGAGCTGGACACACTGCGAGTGGAGAAAGCCAGATTCCAGCAGCTGTACCGCAGACTGGACAAG GAGCTCAATGAGATCCGCAAGGAGATCGGGGCTATGATTGACACCTCCACTGCAGCTTATGATGCCAG GGTGGAGGCCCAGTCCAAGATGGTGCTCTTGAAGGAGAAGGCAGTGAAAGATCTGGCCCAGTACACCGCCGAGATGAAGGAGCTGGAGAGAGTCATCGCACACGAGCGCCGGCTTAAGGAGTTCATGAACACCAAGAGCCACGAGAGGAACGGCCAAGAGGAGGGCCAGGACCCCAGCCGCAGGCAGG CGGAAGAGAAAGAGCGCAGGAAGGCTGATTCAGGACAGGACACTGCAGAATCCCTGGAGGAAGCTTTCCACAAGATCTACAATGTAACCGGGGAGAAGGACCTGGAAGTACTGGTGAAGAGATTCATCGAGG TTGAAGATCGGAACTTCGCTCTCTTCAATTACGTAAACGAACAGAACAATGAAGCAGAGATGCTGCAGGACCAAATCAAACAG ATCCAGCAGGAAATGGCGCAGTTCCGTTCCTTGGGTCTGCGTTTGGAGCAGGAGCACAAAGCACTTCTGCAGGACATtgagcagcaacaacaaaatgCAGAAGGGCAAGCACAGGGCTATGAACTCCGAGCCACAGAAGTCAGCAAGATCCTGGACCAGCTCAAGACAG gaatTGGTGCTGTATTCAGTAAAATCGACTGTGATCGCTCAGTGATTGAGGACATGCTGGGATCCTCTGCTGGGATCAGAGACACCAACATCATGACATACCTGGGACTAGTGGAGCAGAAAGCCAATGAGTTGCTGACTGTCCAGTCATACCTCAGTTCTAAG GACTACGAAAAAGATTATGACCCCAAAGAAGTTGCTCGTGTCCTGTTAGGTCAGAGCCCAGAACTTCCCTTCCAGAACCTGTCCATCCAGCCACCCTCCACTGG GGAGGACTATGACACAGAAGAGTCACTACTCACAGATGAGGAGGAACGACCACTGACCCGGGCAGAGCTGCGCCAGAGAATAATGAAAGGG GTACTCCAGAAGGAGAAAGCCAGTCGCCCTGAAGGAGGAAAGGAGGTCAAAGCCTCCAAAATAAATGTGGCCTCCACCACAAAGAGGCGCTCTCAAGAGGCCTAA
- the odad1 gene encoding coiled-coil domain-containing protein 114 isoform X2 has protein sequence MPRGRSAASIHSDSSEMDIDGIETELAKLQRQFRIMEGDRQAYGIESQDLIRRQLAEMEKLQQEHEELQRSLQVSESRVNRQRDEEITQGLRKKLGKHDELEEQLAREKHTLAQLDQEILQLERKLGSQRRGGPSATQAQRPQPLHTLKACRTLENKLDRALTRFNEQLTKNGHLREELDTLRVEKARFQQLYRRLDKELNEIRKEIGAMIDTSTAAYDARVEAQSKMVLLKEKAVKDLAQYTAEMKELERVIAHERRLKEFMNTKSHERNGQEEGQDPSRRQAEEKERRKADSGQDTAESLEEAFHKIYNVTGEKDLEVLVKRFIEVEDRNFALFNYVNEQNNEAEMLQDQIKQIQQEMAQFRSLGLRLEQEHKALLQDIEQQQQNAEGQAQGYELRATEVSKILDQLKTGIGAVFSKIDCDRSVIEDMLGSSAGIRDTNIMTYLGLVEQKANELLTVQSYLSSKDYEKDYDPKEVARVLLGQSPELPFQNLSIQPPSTGEDYDTEESLLTDEEERPLTRAELRQRIMKGVLQKEKASRPEGGKEVKASKINVASTTKRRSQEA, from the exons AGACAGAGCTGGCCAAACTGCAGAGACAGTTCCGCATCATGGAGGGAGACCGGCAGGCTTACGGCATCGAGTCCCAGGACTTAATCCGAAGGCAGCT GGCAGAAATGGAGAAGCTGCAGCAGGAGCACGAGGAGCTGCAGAGAAGCCTACAGGTGTCCGAGAGCCGTGTGAACCGCCAGCGAGACGAGGAGATCACACAGGGCCTGCGCAAGAAGCTGGGGAAGCACGACGAGCTGGAGGAGCAGCTGGCCAGGGAGAAACACACACTCGCGCAGCTGGATCAAGAG ATCCTCCAGCTGGAGCGCAAGCTGGGAAGTCAGAGAAGAGGAGGGCCCAGTGCGACCCAGGCCCAGAGACCTCAGCCCCTGCACACCCTGAAAGCCTGCCGAACCCTGGAAAACAAACTGGACCGG GCTCTTACCCGGTTTAACGAGCAGCTGACCAAGAACGGCCATTTGCGAGAGGAGCTGGACACACTGCGAGTGGAGAAAGCCAGATTCCAGCAGCTGTACCGCAGACTGGACAAG GAGCTCAATGAGATCCGCAAGGAGATCGGGGCTATGATTGACACCTCCACTGCAGCTTATGATGCCAG GGTGGAGGCCCAGTCCAAGATGGTGCTCTTGAAGGAGAAGGCAGTGAAAGATCTGGCCCAGTACACCGCCGAGATGAAGGAGCTGGAGAGAGTCATCGCACACGAGCGCCGGCTTAAGGAGTTCATGAACACCAAGAGCCACGAGAGGAACGGCCAAGAGGAGGGCCAGGACCCCAGCCGCAGGCAGG CGGAAGAGAAAGAGCGCAGGAAGGCTGATTCAGGACAGGACACTGCAGAATCCCTGGAGGAAGCTTTCCACAAGATCTACAATGTAACCGGGGAGAAGGACCTGGAAGTACTGGTGAAGAGATTCATCGAGG TTGAAGATCGGAACTTCGCTCTCTTCAATTACGTAAACGAACAGAACAATGAAGCAGAGATGCTGCAGGACCAAATCAAACAG ATCCAGCAGGAAATGGCGCAGTTCCGTTCCTTGGGTCTGCGTTTGGAGCAGGAGCACAAAGCACTTCTGCAGGACATtgagcagcaacaacaaaatgCAGAAGGGCAAGCACAGGGCTATGAACTCCGAGCCACAGAAGTCAGCAAGATCCTGGACCAGCTCAAGACAG gaatTGGTGCTGTATTCAGTAAAATCGACTGTGATCGCTCAGTGATTGAGGACATGCTGGGATCCTCTGCTGGGATCAGAGACACCAACATCATGACATACCTGGGACTAGTGGAGCAGAAAGCCAATGAGTTGCTGACTGTCCAGTCATACCTCAGTTCTAAG GACTACGAAAAAGATTATGACCCCAAAGAAGTTGCTCGTGTCCTGTTAGGTCAGAGCCCAGAACTTCCCTTCCAGAACCTGTCCATCCAGCCACCCTCCACTGG GGAGGACTATGACACAGAAGAGTCACTACTCACAGATGAGGAGGAACGACCACTGACCCGGGCAGAGCTGCGCCAGAGAATAATGAAAGGG GTACTCCAGAAGGAGAAAGCCAGTCGCCCTGAAGGAGGAAAGGAGGTCAAAGCCTCCAAAATAAATGTGGCCTCCACCACAAAGAGGCGCTCTCAAGAGGCCTAA